One Thermofilum pendens Hrk 5 DNA segment encodes these proteins:
- a CDS encoding ATP-binding cassette domain-containing protein produces MLELRNLVVGYSEPLTKALNLQFERGSAIAFFGPNGVGKTTLLKTLSTLLEPLEGYVLLNGEAAEKRRQRIFYLTELIDVPLRVTAKQYVDAVSGFYPDSIDSLEALRLAGVPPNVKLGKLSMGMRRRAQLAAALAVAPYVELMCLDDPFVGVDAQSSSRILEHFKRDNYVLVVASRTPVEGLENIDFSTLKPEE; encoded by the coding sequence GTGCTGGAGCTGAGAAACCTCGTTGTCGGCTACTCGGAGCCCTTAACGAAGGCCCTCAACCTCCAGTTCGAGAGGGGCAGCGCCATCGCATTCTTCGGCCCGAACGGCGTTGGCAAAACAACCCTCCTGAAGACCCTTTCAACCCTCCTAGAGCCGCTGGAGGGGTACGTCCTGCTGAACGGGGAAGCCGCCGAGAAACGCAGGCAGAGGATATTCTACCTGACAGAGCTCATCGACGTCCCCCTACGCGTAACCGCGAAGCAGTACGTAGACGCGGTCTCCGGCTTCTACCCGGACAGCATAGACTCCCTGGAAGCCTTAAGGCTCGCGGGAGTCCCACCCAACGTGAAGCTCGGCAAGCTCTCAATGGGCATGAGGAGGAGGGCCCAGCTAGCCGCGGCGCTCGCAGTCGCACCCTACGTGGAGCTAATGTGCCTAGACGACCCATTCGTAGGCGTAGACGCGCAGAGCTCCTCGAGAATACTCGAGCACTTCAAGCGAGACAACTACGTGCTCGTCGTAGCCTCTCGAACCCCGGTAGAAGGGCTTGAAAACATAGACTTCTCGACACTCAAACCCGAAGAGTAG
- a CDS encoding ABC transporter permease has protein sequence MVSKVLVIARKEFADTVSSRRFWIVVAVFLLVFLFNTVSVYLSFRAGQIPQERDLFLEIGRGIVASLEVAAPLLGIALGFSAISGERERGTLRLILSKPVYRDVVVSGKVLASLACITLVVSGASLLAVLASAIQGVAVMPDHIVRLAIFIALATLYALTYYAFSLLASILSRKSSHSLLLSLAVWVFFAIALPAASIAIASLLAEPPPPTTTGLAEWLSRVIQTSLTLQYFSPNLHYASLGYQLFGIRITFTAKGNVVEVTEYIGKIDPVRLVVTQWADLALLALYSLMAILASYIAFVNRQEK, from the coding sequence GTGGTAAGCAAGGTGCTAGTAATCGCGAGGAAAGAGTTTGCAGACACGGTTTCAAGCAGGAGGTTCTGGATCGTGGTCGCAGTCTTCCTGCTCGTATTCCTGTTCAACACGGTCTCCGTCTACCTAAGCTTCAGGGCAGGCCAAATCCCCCAGGAGAGGGACCTCTTCCTAGAGATAGGACGAGGCATAGTAGCATCCCTAGAGGTAGCGGCGCCACTCCTCGGGATAGCCCTGGGCTTCAGCGCCATAAGCGGGGAAAGGGAGAGGGGGACGCTGAGGCTCATACTCTCAAAGCCCGTGTACAGAGACGTCGTAGTAAGCGGCAAGGTGCTAGCCTCGCTAGCATGCATCACGCTGGTAGTGTCGGGCGCCTCGCTCCTAGCGGTGCTAGCCTCGGCCATCCAGGGAGTAGCGGTGATGCCCGACCACATCGTTCGACTCGCGATATTCATCGCGCTCGCTACGCTCTACGCGCTAACGTACTACGCTTTCTCCCTCCTAGCCTCTATACTCTCCAGAAAGTCAAGCCACTCCTTGCTACTAAGCCTAGCCGTCTGGGTGTTCTTCGCAATAGCTTTACCCGCGGCATCGATAGCCATAGCCTCGCTACTAGCAGAGCCCCCGCCACCCACTACCACCGGCCTAGCCGAGTGGCTGAGCAGAGTCATTCAAACCTCCCTCACCCTGCAGTACTTCTCTCCCAACCTGCACTACGCGTCACTAGGCTACCAGCTTTTCGGCATTAGAATAACTTTCACCGCCAAAGGCAACGTCGTAGAGGTAACAGAGTACATTGGGAAGATAGACCCCGTACGCCTAGTCGTCACGCAATGGGCGGATTTAGCACTTCTAGCGCTGTACTCCCTTATGGCTATCCTAGCATCATACATAGCATTTGTCAACAGGCAAGAAAAATGA
- the cas7d gene encoding type I-D CRISPR-associated protein Cas7/Csc2: protein MSGEKRDVLAELGLGDLRPYLRSIGDKDRIFPKAHRIEVVFLVRAANYLLLRTEGAGTINMTTLEYSGGAMEVPVIQPQKLMAVTRRQMLQLLREYRDSLDEVSKRWLVQEVIGKAKDLGFKKVSEEWNCTIQPPLAEFGEKATDIGMDGFCPHCTIFGAALTEQHNEKFGGLSIGIKTRVRFDPAFATQRRITPETHNKVTEGHLSMTGQALFSEVHVEPGTVFIGRAELVDLTEPELVATLYSLATLRELGGRSGIYGTVRVEILGVKAGKYASTTAYDLAAENAGKGYEEVKKNLKERLEKLGFTPVDNSKLLAAVDHKDPNGLFKDLWRSSIDFAEKMVKWVEELKGGGQKGSGKKSRSKKAEPEESEEE from the coding sequence ATGAGTGGTGAAAAGAGGGACGTGTTGGCGGAGCTGGGGCTGGGCGACCTTAGACCCTACCTTAGGAGCATCGGGGATAAGGACAGGATCTTTCCAAAGGCTCACAGGATAGAAGTAGTCTTCCTCGTGAGGGCCGCGAACTACCTGTTGCTTAGAACGGAGGGCGCCGGCACGATAAACATGACGACCTTGGAGTACAGCGGAGGCGCGATGGAAGTTCCCGTCATACAGCCCCAGAAGCTCATGGCGGTTACGAGGAGGCAGATGCTCCAGTTGCTGAGAGAGTACAGGGACTCTCTCGACGAAGTCTCGAAGAGGTGGCTCGTTCAGGAGGTAATCGGGAAGGCTAAGGATCTCGGTTTCAAGAAGGTTAGCGAGGAGTGGAACTGCACGATTCAGCCTCCGCTCGCGGAGTTCGGGGAAAAGGCTACCGACATAGGCATGGACGGGTTCTGTCCTCACTGTACGATTTTCGGAGCCGCGCTCACCGAACAGCACAACGAGAAGTTCGGTGGGCTTAGCATCGGTATAAAGACGAGGGTTAGGTTCGACCCGGCGTTTGCAACTCAGAGGAGAATTACCCCGGAGACTCACAACAAGGTCACGGAGGGCCACCTCTCTATGACCGGGCAGGCACTCTTCAGCGAAGTGCACGTGGAGCCCGGAACCGTGTTCATCGGTAGAGCCGAGCTCGTAGACCTGACAGAGCCCGAGCTGGTAGCCACGCTGTACTCGCTGGCAACTCTCCGCGAGCTCGGAGGAAGATCCGGCATTTACGGAACGGTCAGGGTCGAGATACTGGGGGTAAAGGCTGGAAAGTACGCTTCGACGACAGCGTACGACTTGGCTGCCGAGAACGCCGGGAAAGGGTATGAAGAAGTCAAGAAGAACTTGAAGGAAAGGCTGGAGAAGCTCGGCTTCACGCCCGTAGATAATTCCAAGTTGCTGGCAGCCGTCGACCACAAGGATCCCAACGGTCTCTTCAAGGATCTGTGGAGGAGCAGTATAGACTTCGCCGAGAAGATGGTTAAGTGGGTGGAGGAGCTAAAGGGCGGAGGTCAGAAAGGGTCGGGTAAGAAGTCAAGGTCGAAGAAAGCCGAGCCCGAGGAGTCTGAGGAGGAGTAG
- a CDS encoding ABC transporter ATP-binding protein, whose amino-acid sequence MELAVETDRLVKVYRDRGSEVKALDEVSLRVPAGSIFGIFGPNGSGKTTLISILLGLILPTRGSARVLGYDVVKQSLSVRKRVGLLPEAFGLYEHMTALDNLVFFGLLDEVPKGEVEKRAREVLELVGLSNKAGAKVSTFSRGMIQRLGLAQVLMKDPDLVILDEPTMGLDPDGIELLKILVLGLRERGKTIMISTHLLHEVGNICTHAAIIRKGKVLAQGSLEEVTRELAEKQYSAYAVRRTDYSERLLEELRSLPEVIVTGHGGNTIRVLAKNDRVSALIEVAEKHGAAVEPLTYREVTWEDVYRFYQGGARW is encoded by the coding sequence GTGGAGCTCGCCGTGGAAACAGATAGGCTGGTCAAAGTTTATAGGGACAGGGGATCCGAGGTCAAGGCTCTCGACGAGGTTAGCCTCAGAGTGCCGGCTGGAAGCATCTTCGGCATATTCGGGCCCAACGGTTCCGGGAAGACCACGCTTATATCAATCCTCTTGGGCTTGATTTTACCCACGAGGGGTAGCGCAAGGGTGCTGGGGTACGACGTTGTAAAGCAGTCCCTAAGCGTGAGAAAGAGGGTGGGGTTGCTACCCGAGGCCTTCGGCTTGTACGAGCACATGACCGCGCTTGATAACCTAGTATTTTTCGGGCTACTAGACGAGGTGCCGAAAGGCGAGGTCGAGAAAAGGGCCCGCGAGGTCCTCGAGCTCGTAGGACTGAGCAATAAGGCGGGCGCAAAGGTCTCCACTTTCTCGAGGGGCATGATACAGAGGCTGGGGCTAGCGCAGGTTCTCATGAAAGACCCAGACCTCGTAATCCTCGACGAGCCGACGATGGGCCTCGATCCAGACGGCATAGAACTCCTAAAGATCCTAGTGCTAGGGCTCAGGGAGAGGGGCAAGACCATAATGATATCCACGCACCTCCTCCACGAAGTCGGCAACATCTGCACGCATGCAGCGATAATCAGGAAGGGTAAGGTATTAGCTCAGGGTAGCCTCGAGGAAGTTACACGAGAACTCGCAGAAAAGCAGTATTCAGCCTACGCGGTGAGAAGGACGGATTACTCCGAGAGGCTCCTCGAGGAGCTCCGCTCGCTCCCCGAAGTCATAGTTACGGGGCACGGCGGGAACACGATCAGGGTTTTAGCGAAGAACGACCGCGTCTCCGCGCTCATCGAGGTCGCTGAAAAGCACGGAGCCGCCGTAGAACCCTTAACATACAGGGAGGTAACCTGGGAAGACGTGTACCGCTTCTACCAGGGTGGTGCTAGGTGGTAA